In Terriglobia bacterium, the sequence GGAAATTTCGGCGGTAAATCTATGAATATTAATGGCTTAAATCCGAAAATCCGGGTTGACAGGTGACCCCAGGGAAATTGGTTCCGAGCGGCGGAGTTCACCGTGGGAGTGCCATCGCATTCCAGGTCCTAACAAGCGTGGAAGAGAGCGGCATTGTCCCGCTCACGGAGAATGGAATTGTCCGGCCGGTCGGGCTGATACCGGATCATCACAGACTGGTTGCGAACGGAATCCAGGAACTTTTCTGCTGCCGATTCCGTGCTGAATTTTCGCTGATACAGGCCCGAGTAGTACTCCCCGTTCGAAGAATAGGAATAGCCAAGTTCGGCCACATGGCCGTACTCGCCGGATGTGTATGCCGTTTCGACTCTGCCGGATGTGATCGGCCAACTCTCGGACCGCCTCTTCTTCAACCAGATCGCAATCCACGATGCGGCAGCGAAAATCAAGATGTAGAGTTCTTTGGCCAGGAAGAAATTGTGCATGGGCTCGCGTAGCTCCGGACCGGCTATTCTGGCAGACCGAACCCCGCGATGGTAGGGCACTGCCGCAACTGGGAACGTAGCTTCCCAGCGCTGAACTTTCTTCCCAAATCATGGAGCTTCAGCAACTTCTCGCAACCCGCGGGCACCTCGTTGTGCCCGCCGAATCATCACATTGACACGCTTCCATTGTGGCAAGCCATTTGCATCAGGCAAGGTGGGGTCAGCAAGTGATTCAAAGCTGCAAACTCGCGATAGTTGGTGCCGTTCTCCTGACAACGGCGATAATTCTGGAAGCGCAGACGCGAGTACCCGATCTCGGGACGATTGTGCAGCGTCTTGAGCAGACGCAAGAGGCGAATCACGGGAATGTACGTCCATACCAGGTCACACGCCAGTACCTGTTTTACGAGGGCCATGACAAGCCACAGGCCGATTCTTCCGTAGTAGCGGACGTAAGCTATTACCCGCCGAACACGAAGCAGTTCGAGATCGTGAATGCTTCAGGTGGCGGACGCGGGCAGCACGTGGTTAGAACGGTGCTTGAGCACGAATCGGAGATGGCGACGGATTGGCACAAGACCGCTATCACCCGGAAGAATTATGAGTTCTCATTGCTGGGTGAGGAAACTCTGAACGGGCGGCGATGCTTCATCCTGGGGCTGGAGCCGCGCCGGAAATCGAAGGAACTGCTCGACGGGAAGGCTTGGATAGACGCGAGGGACTATCACATCATCCAAATCCAGGGGGAACCCTCGAAGAGCCCGTCGTTCTGGATCAAGAAAGTGAACGTGACGCTTTACTTCTCGAACGTCCAGGGCATGTGGTTGCAGACAGCGATTCGTGCGGTTGCGGATGTGAGATTCCTCGGGACGAACATTCTCTCGGAGCGGGATTTGAATTATCGTGTGGGCGCAGAAAGCGTCGCGAAGAGGCCGCCGCGAAATCCGGAGATCAATATCGCGGCGTACGTGCGGTAGGATCGGCAATTCTCGTCAAGACAGATCGAAGCTTGGTACCCGCAATTACTCAGAAATATCCTCTCCGAGAAGTCGCCAGTGGCCGTCGATCTTCGTCCAAGTATGGGCGACGCGGACCCACTTTGGCGTCCCACGCCCGAGATTGTCCAGCCACAGCGTCTTCACGCTGTAGTACGCAACGGCAGCATTTCCGTTAGCCCGAACCTCAATCGGGCCAAGCGAATATTCGTCAAGTTCCAGTTTGCCTGCTTCATATCTCCGTAGCCACGTAGCCACGTCCTTTTGCCCGAATAAGTAATAGCCCTCCTGTCGCAAAGCTACCGCGTCTTTTGCCCACGAGGCTTCGTAGTTCCTGACATCGAGATCGGCGACATACTTCCACAACGCATTCTCCAACTGCCAGACTTCCTGTTCATCCGGCGAGCGGGTGCTGGTTAGGAACACAAGCGAGCCCTCGCCAAGCCGAAGTGCGAAAGTAACCATCTGGCTCGTGTTCGCAGCCACCTCGAACTTCTGTGACGCAGGTTTAAATCCGTTCGCCTGCACGAAGATTTCGTAGGGTCCCGGGGATAAAGGCACATCAACGACACCTTCTGAGCTGGTTTCCAACTTAAGGGACAACGCAAGCGGATAAGGAACGATTCGCATGCGCGCGTGCGGGATCGGTGCACCTGTCGGATCAAGAACTTTTATTGTGACCCTGCCCGCCACTGGAGCAGCCTGGGCGGATGCAAAAGGATGAATCGAAGCAAGCAGGAACACTGCCATTAAAGCAGTGGTTCTTAACATCGTGCGAATAGTCCCTTCTGTGTTGCTCTGATACGTGTTGGCGAAGATAACGGCCCAATCGTTTCTACTAATTACGGCCACAAGTATGCAGCCGCACATCCTGAGTTGTCGTCAGTCAGAGCCAGGAGAGACTACGATTGGGTGCTTTCGGTCCGTTGCTTTATGCTATCCAGCCACTGGCGCCGGAGCAGGCCGCTGCCGGGCACGATCAGTCGCCAGTAACGGCCCATGCCGCGACGGGTCGAATCGTCGAGTGCCACGACGCGCGTCTCAGTACTGACGGTGGACCATCCGCCTCCCGCATCTTCCGCCCTGAAATCGAAAGCGACTTTGAGCGCACCCGACTCGCGGTAGTCGGCGCACTCCTGCAGCGTTCGCGGTTGCAACGGGCGCTTCGCGGGCACGTTCACACCGCCGCACATGACGATCTCGTGACCGTTGCCGCCCAAGGCATAACCGGATGCTGAAAATGCTTCGAGAATCTGCCTGTCCTGCAAGGAGTCGGCGGTGGAATGAATGCGCAGGGCGGCGGCGCGAATTTTCATGAGCGTGGCCACTGATTTCATGTCGCGGAAACGCGACTCGCGGACAGCCTGCATCACCTGCTCAGGCTTGGCGTGAATGCGCAGCGAGTGCCGCTCGTAGAACTGGTACTCGGGCATAACGTCGTCGAGCAGCTTGTTGTGTTGCGCGACGCGGATGGTCGGGGCCGGCCAGAGAAGGGCCACAAAAGCCAAGGCCACACCGCCGGCGAAAATCAGCGCTCCGGCGTATCGCTTGCGGATTCCGAGAAAACGGAAGGGAAGCGCGAGGTTCGCAAGGCCACAAAGAGCTACGGCGATTCCGGCGTAAGCGAGCGTGCTGAGCGGCTGATAAGAAGCCCAATAATTAAATAGCAGTATGAGGGCAAGACCGAGTGCGGAAATGACTGTCCAGGATACGGCCTTGAAGGACATCGGCTCATGCTCCTTTCGGACGGAAAACTCCGCGTCATAGACAGACCCACATCTGCGAAAGACGTGCAGATGTAGGCAACCAGGTCGTCGGATTACGAATGAGCCGCTTTTCGCAGCTCAAACCCGCGCACGACAACGTAAGCGATAAGCGTGAACAGGAAGAAGATCAAGAGCATCCAGGTGACGCTCTGCAGCGATCCGATGACCGTCTTGTAAATCTCCAAGCCCCACCGTTGCGATGTGAGAGCGAGCAACTTGCCGTCTTTATCCGGCGTGATGTACTTCTCGAGATCCCAGACGCGCACGCCACCCGCAATGCCGACTACCAAAACGGCGAACATGATGTAGCGTCTCCAAATCGGAGCGAGTTCGTCGGAGACGAGCCTTGCCATAATCTTCTTCACGGGCACCGAAAAGACAACGGCAGTGACAACCGCGGTTGCTGCGGCTACCAGAAATGTGACGATGAGCAATGTTCCGAACATGACAGCTCCTTTCGGCAACGGCTTCTGGTCCTTGACTGAGCAGGAGCCACGCAAAGAGCCGATAGTGTGGATGGGGGAAGTCTACACCCGGAAAGATCGGTGGTCTTAAGATCGGTGGTCTTGTGCGATTGTGAGCGAAGAGAGGATCAATTTGAACGCTATTTCGGGGCCTTGGATTGGTTTGGGGATATTGCATCAACTACCCTTCCTGAAACATCGCACCAACAACAAGGGTGTGACGGTAGTCACAAGTACGTGCGTCAACTCTTGGATATAATCCCTCGCCGAATGCCCGGGACGGAGGGCCTGTGAAATACAGGCGAATCGTCGTCACCCATTACGGCGGGCCCGAAGCGCTCCAGGTGCTTGAAGAAGAGTGTCCGCAGGCAAAGCCGGGCGAAGTGCGCGTGAAAGTGCTCGCTGCCGGCGTCTCCTTGCCTGACCTGATGGCACGCGAGGGAATTCATCCTGAAACACCGAAGATTCCTTACACACCGGGGTGGGATCTAGTCGGCGTGGTAGATCAACTCGGCGATGGTGTCTCAGGATTCGAACGGGGCCAGAGGGTCGCTTCGATGCCGATCCACGGTGCCTATGCCGAGTTCATTTGCCTGCCGAGACGTGAATTGATACCGGTGCCGACGGGGCTGGATGCAGGCGAGACCGTCAGCTTGATCCTGAACTACATCACTGCATACCAGATGCTGCATCATTCCGCCAAGGTGAAACCGGGACAGCGGGTTCTGATTCACGGCGCAGCAGGCGGCGTCGGCACGGCACTTCTGCAACTGGGGCGTCTCGCCGGACTGGAGATGTACGGCACTTGTTCGTTGCGAAGCACATCAGCAGTTTCCGATCTCGGCTGTACTCCCATTGATTACAAAGAAGCCGACTTCCTGAAAGAAATTCAACGGCTGACGGATGATGGCGTGGACGTTGTCTTTGACCCAATAGGTGGTGATCACCTCTGGCAATCCCGCAAGGCACTTCGTCGAGGTGGACGCGTCATTGGTTACGGAAATACGACCTCCCTGCGCGGTCAGGGATTGTCGTCAAGTCGTCCAGGCCGCCGGAATCGGCTCCACGGTATCCCTATTTATGCGGTATACATCGCAGGCGGTTGGATATTGCCCGGGAGAAAACGGGTGATTCCCTACAGCATTCAGACGCTGAAACGTTTGCGTCCCGCCTTATTCCGAGAGAATCTGATCGCACTCCTGGATCTTCTTCAACAGCAGAAGATCAAGCCAATCGTTGCGCAACGATTTCCTCTTGCCGAGGCCAGGGCTGCGCATGAGCTGCTCGGGAAAGGCG encodes:
- a CDS encoding carboxypeptidase regulatory-like domain-containing protein, which codes for MAVFLLASIHPFASAQAAPVAGRVTIKVLDPTGAPIPHARMRIVPYPLALSLKLETSSEGVVDVPLSPGPYEIFVQANGFKPASQKFEVAANTSQMVTFALRLGEGSLVFLTSTRSPDEQEVWQLENALWKYVADLDVRNYEASWAKDAVALRQEGYYLFGQKDVATWLRRYEAGKLELDEYSLGPIEVRANGNAAVAYYSVKTLWLDNLGRGTPKWVRVAHTWTKIDGHWRLLGEDISE
- a CDS encoding medium chain dehydrogenase/reductase family protein, giving the protein MKYRRIVVTHYGGPEALQVLEEECPQAKPGEVRVKVLAAGVSLPDLMAREGIHPETPKIPYTPGWDLVGVVDQLGDGVSGFERGQRVASMPIHGAYAEFICLPRRELIPVPTGLDAGETVSLILNYITAYQMLHHSAKVKPGQRVLIHGAAGGVGTALLQLGRLAGLEMYGTCSLRSTSAVSDLGCTPIDYKEADFLKEIQRLTDDGVDVVFDPIGGDHLWQSRKALRRGGRVIGYGNTTSLRGQGLSSSRPGRRNRLHGIPIYAVYIAGGWILPGRKRVIPYSIQTLKRLRPALFRENLIALLDLLQQQKIKPIVAQRFPLAEARAAHELLGKGGVTGKIVLVTENAVGC